A DNA window from Setaria viridis chromosome 2, Setaria_viridis_v4.0, whole genome shotgun sequence contains the following coding sequences:
- the LOC117846151 gene encoding uncharacterized protein isoform X2, whose amino-acid sequence MDGHGDDGLQDLFPEGDPAFPAPAFDLLSQAESSGVPREGLQALDLNSQAEDWGDYSSYSDLLRGEGAPRGRGSRSLGLRAARSGGRGGGSGSRAGAGGSRGGGGGSRAGGGGSRAGAGGSRAGGGGASVTRPLFAPSLADGAGGSGGRSGGRGGGRARRSRGRGGRSTADYIEPYEVEDWVDVDDEDGAPQNVETIFPTSKGKFSECKKFRYGVPHYIDHLEEMFRDVVVDGSTSFVAGCEEDEDQDVDDVEEDDQYGTEGDVNAYEDSPMSYNTKKRGSTPSTKSTATSPSKKSKSPLLKMVSSLVDKLTTSDKDDGLLRSVGESIATSLNEKRQKLNPIKEMGESVKRCQQLALECGAAPESVEFYACRHLFKDPYEREFFCNIPTPEGRLRYLQRVCKENNLYE is encoded by the exons ATGGACGGGCACGGGGACGATGGACTGCAAGATCTGTTCCCTGAGGGGGATCCAGCTTTCCCCGCCCCCGCCTTCGACCTCCTCTCCCAGGCCGAATCCTCTGGAGTTCCTCGCGAGGGCTTGCAAGCCCTGGATCTCAACTCCCAGGCCGAAGATTGGGGCGACTACAGCTCGTACTCCGACCTCCTTCGAGGAGAAGGAGCACCCCGTGGCCGCGGCAGCCGTTCGCTCGGCTTACGCGCGGCTCGcagtggaggtagaggaggcggcagcggcagcagagcTGGGGCCGGTGGCAgcagaggagggggcggcggcagcagagcaggcggcggcggcagcagagctggggccggcggcagcagagcaggcggcggcggtgcatcTGTGACAAGGCCTCTGTTCGCACCGTCGTTGGCCGACGGTgctggtggcagcggcggccgcagcgGAGGCCGAGGGGGCGGCCGCGCAAGGCGGTCTCGCGGTCGTGGAGGTCGATCCACTGCTGACTACATCGAACCCTACGAGGTAGAGGATTGGGTTGATGTTGACGACGAAGATGGTGCTCCACAGAATGTGGAGACAATTTTCCCCACCTCCAAG GGCAAATTTAGTGAGTGTAAGAAATTTCGATATGGTGTTCCACATTACATAGATCACCTAGAGGAGATGTTTCGTGATGTTGTGGTAGATGGCTCTACATCTTTTGTGGCTGGTTGTGAAGAGGATGAGGACCAAGATGTTGATGATGTAGAGGAAGATGATCAGTATGGTACAGAAGGGGATGTCAATGCATATGAAGACAGCCCTATGAGCTATAACACCAAAAAAAGAGGAAGTACCCCCAGCACCAAGTCCACTGCCACTAGTCCTTCCAAGAAAAGTAAAAGCCCATTGCTGAAGATGGTGAGCAGCCTAGTTGACAAATTGACAACCTCTGACAAAGATGATGGCCTCTTAAGGAGTGTAGGGGAGAGTATTGCAACCAGCCTCAATGAGAAAAGACAGAAGCTGAACCCTATTAAAGAGATGGGTGAGTCTGTTAAGAGGTGTCAACAGCTGGCTTTGGAATGTGGAGCAGCCCCTGAAAGTGTAGAGTTCTATGCATGCAGGCACTTATTCAAAGATCCATATGAGAGAGAATTTTTTTGCAACATACCAACTCCTGAAGGAAGGCTGCGTTATTTGCAGAGAGTTTGCAAAGAAAACAATCTATATGAGTGA
- the LOC117846151 gene encoding uncharacterized protein isoform X1 has translation MDGHGDDGLQDLFPEGDPAFPAPAFDLLSQAESSGVPREGLQALDLNSQAEDWGDYSSYSDLLRGEGAPRGRGSRSLGLRAARSGGRGGGSGSRAGAGGSRGGGGGSRAGGGGSRAGAGGSRAGGGGASVTRPLFAPSLADGAGGSGGRSGGRGGGRARRSRGRGGRSTADYIEPYEVEDWVDVDDEDGAPQNVETIFPTSKEYEFDIDESSSSDDDLSTEIMGFMWMQQYHRKRTRDIAMAAVMIGTYYDTYMDKAPHRVPTVSGIEWVHETLCSRTACYNMFRMSSVLFYQLHDLLVENYGLRATRGMTTMEALGMFLWVIGAPQSLRQVEDRFVRSLETISRTFDNVLSSVLKLAVDIIKPKDPEFRTVHPRLRNPRFAPYFNNCIGAIDGTHIPVVVPNDKVVQHTGRHGYTSQNVLAICDFDMRFTFAVTGWPGSVHDMRVFSDALNKYGDKFPHPPAGKFYLVDSGYANRPGYLAPYKGTKYHLPEFRSGPMPKGMKETFNYAHSSLRNVIERSFGVLKMKWRILLGIPSFPMQKQSKIIVACMAIHNFIRENDMADRAFDMCDRDENFIPMPQVPNDEGDGINTQAGEEDCNMNAFRDELANALYNKS, from the exons ATGGACGGGCACGGGGACGATGGACTGCAAGATCTGTTCCCTGAGGGGGATCCAGCTTTCCCCGCCCCCGCCTTCGACCTCCTCTCCCAGGCCGAATCCTCTGGAGTTCCTCGCGAGGGCTTGCAAGCCCTGGATCTCAACTCCCAGGCCGAAGATTGGGGCGACTACAGCTCGTACTCCGACCTCCTTCGAGGAGAAGGAGCACCCCGTGGCCGCGGCAGCCGTTCGCTCGGCTTACGCGCGGCTCGcagtggaggtagaggaggcggcagcggcagcagagcTGGGGCCGGTGGCAgcagaggagggggcggcggcagcagagcaggcggcggcggcagcagagctggggccggcggcagcagagcaggcggcggcggtgcatcTGTGACAAGGCCTCTGTTCGCACCGTCGTTGGCCGACGGTgctggtggcagcggcggccgcagcgGAGGCCGAGGGGGCGGCCGCGCAAGGCGGTCTCGCGGTCGTGGAGGTCGATCCACTGCTGACTACATCGAACCCTACGAGGTAGAGGATTGGGTTGATGTTGACGACGAAGATGGTGCTCCACAGAATGTGGAGACAATTTTCCCCACCTCCAAG GAGTATGAATTTGATATTGATGAGTCAAGTTCTTCTGATGACGACTTATCAACAGAGATTATGGGTTTCATGTGGATGCAACAGTATCATCGTAAAAGGACCCGGGACATTGCAATGGCCGCAGTAATGATCGGTACGTATTATGACACATACATGGACAAGGCTCCACATAGGGTTCCTACTGTGTCGGGTATAGAATGGGTGCATGAAACATTGTGTAGCAGAACCgcttgctacaacatgtttaggatgtcaaGCGTATTGTTTTACCAGCTACATGACTTGTTGGTCGAGAACTATGGGTTGAGGGCAACTAGAGGAATGACCACGATGGAGGCTTTAGGAATGTTCCTTTGGGTAATTGGTGCACCACAATCCCTTAGACAGGTTGAGGACCGGTTTGTAAGGTCCTTAGAAACAATAAGCCGTACTTTCGATAATGTGTTGTCAAGTGTTCTTAAGCTAGCAGTGGATATTATTAAGCCCAAGGACCCAGAATTTAGGACCGTGCACCCAAGGTTGAGGAACCCTCGCTTTGCACCATACTTCAACAACtgcataggagctatagatgggacgCATATACCGGTGGTGGTCCCAAATGATAAGGTGGTTCAGCACACCGGGAGACATGGATATACTTCACAGAATGTGCTGGCAATatgtgatttcgacatgaggttcacaTTTGCTGTGACTGGATGGCCTGGATCGGTTCATGACATGAGAGTCTTCAGTGATGCCTTAAACAAATATGGTGACAAGTTTCCGCATCCTCCTGCAG GCAAATTTTACCTAGTTGACTCGGGTTATGCAAATCGTCCGGGTTACCTTGCACCCTACAAGGGTACAAAATATCATCTACCGGAGTTTAGGAGTGGCCCAATGccaaaaggtatgaaagagactTTTAATTATGCCCATTCCtcccttagaaatgttatcgagaggtcatttggagtgttaaagatgaagtggaggattttgttgGGTATTCCAAGTTTTCCGATGCAGAAACAAAGTAAAATCATAGTAGCATGTATGgcaattcataatttcatacGAGAGAATGATATGGCCGATAGGGCCTTTGATATGTGCGATCGggatgaaaattttattcctATGCCTCAAGTGCCAAACGACGAAGGAGATGGGATAAATACACAAGCAGGGGAAGAAGATTGTAATATGAATGCATTTCGGGACGAATTAGCTAATGCTTTGTACAACAAATCGTAG